The DNA segment GAAGCAACGAAATTTCGACACAACTcccactcgcacacacacacacaaacgtccAAGGCCATTGCCGTCCCATCCTGTCCCTTTTCTCGGCTGCCCTTCAAGCGTCACGCATCTGAAGGTCTCGCTCGCAAACCAATAGAACTTTACAGAACGGCCCGGAACGCCCGCCTTTGTGTATCCGCCGTACGTACTACCATGCCGTTGTCCCCCTCTCCTGCTCAAAGCAGGAGTTCAATAATTAGCGTTTTgcctttacacacacacacacatacacagttcCTGCTCCACGGttgcttgttgttttattcaataagCACAGGTGAGCTTGACATGGCCCACACAGTGCTGCCGCTACGGAGCAACAAGCACGGCCAACCACAACGCCAACAACCAAATTGAACACCACTGATAGATGCTCGATTCCCATACAGAGTCCCCATGGTTTACTTTGACTGGTTGACGTAATTCGTACCGTTGCGATCCCACATTCTGCAATGCAGAACGCTATGGTCCGTGTCTTTCCAGCGCTTGATGAGGGGCCCAGATCGACACATCTTACACCTCTCGGGCTTATCAAACACTCAGGAAAGATTTTGAACATTCTGACCCTACAAATTTCATCCATCACGGGTGCAAATGATGCTACCATACCTTTGTGTGATTAAATCCTCACAAGTGCAGCTGCGTTACTCTCTGCGTTCGGTGGCAGCTTGGGCGATCCTCAGATTGGTGTGTTTCGCACTCGATGACGCTTATTGTCGGAGGTTGTGCAAATTCGTTGCCTTTGGCGTTGGCCGTTTCACCTTCCGGTGGAATTTGTTATACTTGCTCCACGAAAACTGTGCCTCTCCAATCGACGGCAGATCCGCAAAATTTACCCCTTTTAAGGAACTTACgctaataaaaacacacagcagccGAGGCAACACACAGACGTCGCACGCACTCTTTTCGATGCTTCCTTCACTGGTGGTGTGTCTATATGACTCAATCGTAGCATGTATTTTTAGTGCTATGTTTTgcgattttctttttatttgtttctcttttcgtTTATTCGTGCTTGGAACTGCGTTGTTAAGAGGTGGAGGGTAGAGGACGGAGGCGAGGTTTCCTTGTGAAACAAACTGTCAACAACGTACATTGCTATTGGTCATTTGTGTGACGTTTTGTGTAATTACTTTTGTTCCAAAAGTTGCATTTAGcttttataataatttttaggagaaaaaaatgcatgttttaTTCTATACGAATTATACAATCGTCAATATCATATGAAACGAAAAGACATTTATAACACCCACAGTATATGACCAAATCATTACCACAGTACATTGAAATATGATGAGCAATATTTGCGGGTTTTCTTATTAATTTTGCTCTgcaatttatgatttttcgGATATGTATTAAAATAGCTTGAGGTTGTATGCAATTCATAATCAATATCGAACGTTTTTAATCATGTTCGCACGAATATTATTCGTTGCAGATTGCTGTCAATCAGCATACGAATCAACCCTTGAATGCTGTTTGACAGTACCGGCTTATGACAAACGGGTCGAAACGTTgcggaaaaaaagaaaacagaacatTTTCTCTTGGATCGGTGCGGATCTGTGCAAAATTCTAAACATGTGCAGTGTTGATAATACGAAGCGTATCGCAACCTTCCTGGAGGTTCCGCTTGGAAAAGTGGGATACAATGCTGAAAAGGTATGGTGTTATCCTTTATCTTTGAGGCCGCATACACATTGACCTAATGTGGTGGTCGGTAATAATTTGCGGCCGAAATAGCCAAAGTCTAGAACAATGCTCGTAGTGTTCCACGTGAAGAGTTAAATGGATAAAGCAGGCGtaaaaaattggaaaagttCTATATAAAATTTATGAAGACAAAAGAGCCGTCATTTAGGCAGCAAAACACGGCCGTACCTTGCCGTAGTTTGTTGATCATTGGACTTAACGCTTTGCTATTCTTTCAGATCCTGACGAGAACGAAATCCGCCCAAGAACCAAGCATTTCCGGGTTTTCCTCAATCATCCAGTCTTTAATTCGagagtcgaaaaagtcgtcgGTTCGACAGGCTCATTCCGATTTAGAAACAGAATGCCAGATATTGCAGTGGCTGGATTACGCCGTACTGTTTGTGGCTCCATCAAACAAGGACAAACACACCGCCAAGAGCCTGCTGGACGTAAGTTTCATTATGAAACCGCGGTGGCGGGAATACTGTTCTAAAACTTCCGTAAATCCCTTTTTCAGGAACTTAATTTCTACTTGCAAAGCAGATCCTATTTGGTAAATGATACCCTCAGCGTAGCGGATGTAGTAGTGTTTCATACCATCCACGAGACTATGGTAAGCCATTCAGCATATCGATTGGTCGTCGGACTTTTAGTTTCCTCAGCATTTTTCTCACCAATTCCGGTCCACCACATTGCAGGCAAATCTTCAACCACTCGAAAAGGAAAACTTCCTTAACGTTTCCCGGTGGTTCCATCACCTTCAGCAGTTGGGAGAGGTTCGTCAAGGAAAAAATCTGCTCAACTTTTCAACCCTGCAGCTGCTGGAATGGGCTACTGGTACTCATACCTAAACCTTGGTTTTATGGTTCTATCCCCTTCAAGAGTTTTGttcaaatttaatgaaattattatAGCTGTTTTTTGCGTGGGCTAATTCATTGGTCAGATTAAATTACCTGGCCATGAACGGAACACGGTAATAAAAGttataattattttctttttatttaaacttcTGTAACTTCTAAAGCTGGAAGCAAGTGTCTCAAATTGATTTGTAATAAATTATGTGTACCCTACTTTTGCTGTGTAACTTTAAAATTCCCCTagtgattttttaaaataattttaatagtATATTTTCAGTGCAGTGGTTCGGTATCGAATGTAAATAATTCGCAGTAAGTTTTGAATACTTTCACACTCTGATTCtacatttattgttatttaccATTACTAGCTGATTTGGGCCTGTAACAATGAACCATGAATTCCTAGGAACTACTAGTACTAGTCAGGAGTCATTTCCGACGGGTGTCGAAGTTGTCCGGAGTAGGccgaaatcagaatcaaaCTGGAGTCGCTGCGACAGCATCTTTGTTCTGGTCCCAACACTGACTGACTTCGGTGGACGCAGATTTCAgctgactccggacgacttcggacgactctgggcgactcggGACGATTATTGATAATGGTGGACCTGCCTGCCGGAGTCGGAACGGAGTTGATgccggattttttttttactttactcATCGCTAAACTGGTGACGAAATCATACCTGTCCTGGAACCAATCACAAGCCTGTATCGATCCTGAAGCCAATCTCGTGCCCGTACCGGACCTTAAATTGAAACTAAACCCACACCGATCCGGAAACAGCTCTCGATTTTATTCCGGCCCTGAACTTGTACCACTACCTGTACCGGGTCCACAACGAATTGTGAACCTATATGGTTCTGGGACTGATACAGTGGGGCTGTTTCGATCCAGTAACTGATTCCACGGCACGAATAACGAATCCGACTgtatattattattgttttattattactttCAAATATTTGGTAGTTACAACggaaatgtaattaaaagtaaattagtacaaaaactataaaaattgAATAGATAGATTTACTGTTAGaaattcatgttttggtcggaTTCATAACACAAGAAACATGAAAatcgaaacacaaaacaaatcaaacacctAAAGGAAGATACTCCAAGTACAAGGCTCCAATTGAGTGAAAAGACAATCTAAGCGCAAAGCTAAGCTACTAGAATTCCGTCTTCTTCTGGATACATTAGGCTTATTTGGCataattttgggacacttttttGACTCTTCGGGAAATGAACTTTATGTGATaagaattggactctatagctcCCGTTTTGAACAAATCCAATgtaaatagttcatttcgtataagaaagagtcaagacAGTGTCCCAAAATTATGGGAATCCCTGAAAAATGAAGTGCAAATCGTTTATCGTTTTACTTGCTCACACTAACACGTACTGTAATTTGTACTTTGATTTCCGTTacaagtttttttcttctatgtttTACAAGATGCAGCACGTATGTTTTACAAGTTATTTATACTTATACTTCCTACGTTGCGGCTTCATTTTCTTGCTGTATTTTCAATACACTGTAGCAGAATTTTCAATTTGTAGAAGAATGGTATCTACCGTATCCTATCTCAACCTGATTTTTAACCAAATTTACCGTAAACCTAAATTTATATAAAAGGCGATTTCACGTACTGCCTTGTCAGTAGAAACCCTACATTTTTCTATTAACTTGCTCGATAGCTGCTGTATGAGATCATAAAGTTGAATTACTCCGCAGATGGCATAAAAGCTATGAATTCATAGTGAATCGATCGCAGTTCgctatcatttttaaca comes from the Anopheles coluzzii chromosome 2, AcolN3, whole genome shotgun sequence genome and includes:
- the LOC120949431 gene encoding eukaryotic translation elongation factor 1 epsilon-1, with amino-acid sequence MCSVDNTKRIATFLEVPLGKVGYNAEKILTRTKSAQEPSISGFSSIIQSLIRESKKSSVRQAHSDLETECQILQWLDYAVLFVAPSNKDKHTAKSLLDELNFYLQSRSYLVNDTLSVADVVVFHTIHETMANLQPLEKENFLNVSRWFHHLQQLGEVRQGKNLLNFSTLQLLEWATGTHT